In Struthio camelus isolate bStrCam1 chromosome 22, bStrCam1.hap1, whole genome shotgun sequence, one DNA window encodes the following:
- the TMEM25 gene encoding transmembrane protein 25, with protein sequence MWQWENSSPPDARAGKGGLGAICDAPGWAEGCAAGPGGGGPSCTEAGGWRTWGCLSPGPGEAVSGGGMHSTAAESRLAGRMDALAPVLLGRAAARRDERGGRSGRAGDRPHAASAAPGGRSGPRSAPHCGRLCSRCGASCFRCRMEPAGRMGHRRGSPRAALAPLPLLLLLLLLHVPALCPAGPGRPGPTIDGRALATRALREGESRAFTCWAPRPTAALAWYLDGWRQEPDGPAGHAASTTGAASTFTLTARRADRQLTCTLMDSASGGTANASVRLDVQFEPEILRADARYVEAEGPGLLVVLLALVQANPPAAVTWLSPDGRPVPNTSELLVPGAGSRLALTNHTVRLRLGSAAGRFSVSAANSLGVANASVLAPGLLDARVELPLLGVAVGGALALGTLLGLGLLTACVACRRAKPEPELPGPAPLPPRCSEGARLPRENHSLPPNLRLSDLVQGPGANPRDVGAGAPAEESAQTELENSLVLSNRGFIWFPMGGYIYKVSSTSSDEIWL encoded by the exons ATGTGGCAGTGGGAAAACTCGTCCCCGCCGGATGCACGTGCTGGAAAAGGGGGCCTGGGCGCCATCTGTGATGCTCCCGGCTGGGCTGAGGGCTGTGCAGCCGGGCCGGGAGGCGGGGGACCGAGCTGTACTGAAGCAGGGGGGTGGAGGACGTGGGGATGTTTGTCCCCCGGCCCTGGCGAGGCGGTCTCTGGAGGCGGGATGCACAGCACTGCCGCGGAGAGCCGGCTGGCTGGCCGGATGGATGCGCTGGCGCCGGTCCTGCTGGGGAGGGCAGCTGCCCGCAGGGATGAGCGCGGGGGACGCTCGGGCCGTGCTGGGGACCGCCCCCATGCCGCCTCCGCAGCCCCAGGCGGTCGCAGCGGCCCGCGCTCGGCACCGCACTGCGGGCGGCTGTGCAGCCGGTGCGGCGCATCCTGCTTCCGCTGTCGCATGGAGCCGGCCGGCAGGATGGGGCATCGCAGGGGCTCGCCGAGGGCCGCCCTGGCCcctctgccgctgctgctgctgctgctgctgctgcacgtcCCAGCACTCTGCCCCGCAG ggccggggcggccgggccctacCATCGACGGGCGAGCGCTGGCGACACGGGCGCTGCGCGAGGGGGAGAGCCGGGCCTTCACCTGCTGGGCCCCGCGCCCCACCGCCGCGCTCGCCTGGTACCTCGACGGCTGGCGGCAGGAGCCTGATGGCCCCGCGGGGCACGCTGCAAGCACCACCGGCGCCGCCAGCACCTTCACCCTCACCGCCCGGCGCGCGGACCGCCAGCTCACCTGCACCCTGATGGACTCGGCCTCCGGCGGCACTGCCAACGCCTCCGTCCGCCTCGACGTGCAGT TTGAGCCGGAGATCCTGCGCGCGGACGCCCGCTacgtggaggccgaggggccggggctgctcgTGGTGCTGCTCGCGCTGGTGCAGGCCAACCCGCCCGCCGCCGTCACCTGGCTCAGCCCCGACGGGCGCCCGGTGCCCAACACCTCCGAGCTCCTCGTCCCGGGCGCTGGGAGCCGCCTCGCGCTCACCAACCACACTGTGCGCCTGCGCCTgggcagcgcggccggccgcTTCTCCGTTAGTGCCGCCAACAGCCTGGGTGTTGCCAACGCCTCTGTCCTGGCCCCAG GTCTGCTGGATGCCCGCGTGGAGCTGCCGCTCCTGGGGGTGGCAGTCGGCGGAGCCCTGGCCCTGGGCACCCTGCTGGGCCTGGGCTTGCTCACCGCCTGCGTGGCATGCCGCCGGGCGAAGCCGGAGCCAG agctgcctggacCTGCGCCCCTGCCTCCAAG GTGCTCCGAGGGTGCACGGCTGCCCCGCGAGAACCACTCCCTGCCGCCCAACCTGCGCCTCAGCGACCTGGTGCAGGGGCCTGGAG CCAACCCCAGAGATGTGGGAGCTGGTGCCCCAGCAGAGGAGAGTGCCCAGACAGAGCTAGAGAACTCCCTGGTGCTCAGCAACCGTG GTTTCATCTGGTTCCCAATGGGTGGCTACATTTACAAAGTGTCCAGCACCAGCAGCGATGAGATCTGGCTGTGA
- the TTC36 gene encoding tetratricopeptide repeat protein 36, with protein MATANDRAVLQTIFNPSTPFGDIPGLDEEEEAQEEEEAFALELLEQVRDLELQGVSAAESGDVSTALERFSEAIRLLPERASGYNNRAQALRLRGDVAGALRDLDTAIRLGRGCGRAACQSLVQRGLIYRLQEREDDARRDFARAARLGSAFARRQLVLMNPYSALCNQMLCEMLGRLRNPDGAGAE; from the exons ATGGCCACGGCGAACGACAGAGCCGTCCTACAGACCATTTTTAACCCCAGCACGCCTTTTGGGGATATCCCTGGGctggatgaggaagaggaagcccAGGAGGAAG AGGAAGCCTTCgcgctggagctgctggagcaggtgcGGGACCTGGAGCTGCAGGGGGTTTCTGCCGCCGAGTCCGGAGACGTGAGCACGGCCCTCGAGCGGTTCAGCGAGGCCATTCGCCTGCTCCCCGAGCGCGCGTCAGGCTACAACAACCGGGCGCAGGCCCTCCGCCTCCGCGGGGACGTGGCAG GCGCCCTGCGGGACCTGGACACAGCCATCCgcctgggccggggctgcggccgtgctgcctgccaGAGCCTTGTGCAGCGCGGCCTGATCTACCGGCTGCAGGAGCGGGAGGATGATGCCCGGCGGGACTTTGCGCGGGCGGCCCGCTTGGGCAGCGCCTTCGCACGGCGGCAGCTGGTGCTCATGAACCCCTACTCAGCGCTCTGCAACCAGATGCTCTGCGAGATGCTGGGGCGGCTGCGCAATCCCGACGGCGCCGGGGCCGAGTGA